The proteins below are encoded in one region of Marinobacter sp. F4206:
- a CDS encoding Lrp/AsnC ligand binding domain-containing protein, whose translation MRKLDRIDLAILDELQNNSKITNHELSNRVNLSPTPCLERVRKLERDGYIKNYRAILNARKLGIGLTVFVEISLTRTGPDVFAQFKEAAIDVPEVQECHLVSGNFDYLIKARVADVEHYRSLLGATILALPGVNDSRSYIVMETVKEGQVLSMKSVMEHTVV comes from the coding sequence ATGCGGAAACTGGATCGTATCGACCTGGCCATCCTGGATGAGCTGCAGAACAATTCGAAGATCACCAATCATGAGTTGTCCAACCGGGTGAACCTGAGCCCGACGCCCTGCCTGGAAAGAGTCCGGAAGCTCGAACGGGACGGCTATATCAAGAACTACCGTGCCATCCTCAACGCCCGGAAATTGGGTATCGGCCTCACGGTGTTTGTCGAGATCAGCCTGACCCGAACCGGACCGGACGTGTTCGCACAGTTCAAGGAAGCGGCCATCGACGTTCCGGAAGTCCAGGAGTGCCACCTGGTGTCCGGCAATTTCGATTACCTGATCAAGGCCAGGGTGGCGGATGTCGAACACTACCGTTCGCTGTTGGGCGCAACCATCCTGGCGCTGCCGGGGGTGAATGATTCACGGAGCTACATCGTCATGGAGACCGTGAAAGAGGGGCAGGTACTGAGCATG